The following proteins are co-located in the Gloeocapsa sp. PCC 7428 genome:
- a CDS encoding HlyD family secretion protein: MSQLISQPQKPAQAPESPAKVRRKANPRLLIPIGLILVGAVGFSIWYFSSRPRTDALQLSGRIEGYPTNLGAKVGGRIEFVTVREGDRVRKNETIVGLDDAEIQAQLQGANARLSAAQQQEQQARLQIAVAQSQIEEAQFNLQQSQGDARGRIAQAEANVAAAEAQLNQTQAQLIEARSQLELARKERDRFQQLLQAGAITQQQFDQTQATFQTAQATLQSREAAIDAAQKQVSAAQGALVQAQTASLNPNIRNTQLNALRRQLDVARSQLAAAQAEVKNAQASRQQIQAQIADLNVVSPIDGVVLTRSVEPGEVVATGRTLLTLIDPNTVYLRGFIPGGQIANVRIGQRANVFLDSAPDRPLAARVTAIDTQASFTPENIYFREDRVRQVFGVKLSIDDPQGFAKPGMPADGEILTQ, translated from the coding sequence ATGTCGCAATTGATATCACAGCCGCAAAAACCCGCCCAAGCGCCTGAATCCCCAGCGAAAGTACGTCGTAAAGCCAATCCGCGTTTGTTGATTCCGATTGGGTTAATCCTTGTCGGTGCCGTTGGTTTTTCAATTTGGTACTTTTCATCGCGTCCGAGAACCGATGCATTACAGCTAAGCGGTCGAATTGAAGGTTATCCAACAAATTTAGGGGCTAAAGTAGGTGGTCGAATTGAGTTTGTGACGGTACGAGAAGGCGATCGCGTTCGTAAAAACGAAACGATTGTGGGGCTTGATGATGCAGAAATTCAAGCACAATTGCAAGGCGCAAATGCACGTTTAAGTGCTGCGCAGCAACAAGAACAACAAGCACGGTTGCAAATTGCCGTTGCCCAAAGCCAAATTGAAGAAGCACAGTTTAATTTACAACAATCGCAGGGAGACGCGAGAGGACGAATTGCGCAAGCAGAAGCAAACGTAGCCGCAGCCGAAGCACAGTTAAATCAAACACAAGCACAACTTATCGAAGCGCGATCGCAACTCGAACTCGCCCGCAAAGAACGCGATCGCTTTCAACAATTACTACAAGCAGGCGCGATTACTCAGCAGCAATTCGATCAAACGCAAGCAACCTTTCAAACCGCACAAGCAACACTTCAAAGCCGAGAAGCCGCAATTGATGCCGCACAAAAACAAGTGAGTGCCGCGCAAGGCGCATTAGTGCAAGCCCAAACGGCGAGTTTAAATCCGAATATTCGCAATACACAATTGAATGCTTTACGCAGACAACTTGATGTCGCGCGATCGCAACTTGCAGCAGCCCAAGCCGAAGTCAAAAATGCGCAAGCTTCCCGCCAACAAATTCAAGCACAAATCGCCGATCTCAACGTTGTCAGTCCCATAGATGGTGTCGTGTTAACTCGTAGCGTCGAACCTGGGGAAGTTGTGGCGACAGGTAGAACATTATTGACACTCATCGATCCCAACACTGTTTATCTACGGGGTTTCATTCCTGGAGGACAAATTGCCAATGTGCGTATCGGACAACGTGCGAATGTCTTTCTCGATTCTGCCCCCGATCGCCCGTTAGCGGCAAGAGTCACCGCAATTGATACGCAAGCGTCATTTACTCCAGAAAATATCTACTTCCGTGAAGATCGAGTACGACAAGTTTTTGGCGTCAAGCTGAGTATTGACGATCCGCAAGGATTTGCAAAGCCAGGAATGCCAGCTGATGGCGAAATTCTGACTCAATAA